One window of the Halobacillus litoralis genome contains the following:
- a CDS encoding DUF488 domain-containing protein → MSVLLRRIYDEEKILGGYRVLVDRVWPRGISKEKAQLDKWTKIIAPSSDLRKWFNHDADKFEGFKEKYLEEINQSPEAQYLLNELKEKVKYQRVILLYGAKDVHHNHAVVLKDWLEKE, encoded by the coding sequence ATGTCAGTCTTATTAAGACGTATTTATGATGAAGAAAAAATATTAGGTGGTTATCGTGTCCTTGTCGACCGCGTATGGCCTAGAGGTATTTCAAAAGAGAAAGCCCAGCTGGATAAATGGACGAAAATCATCGCCCCGAGTTCAGATTTAAGAAAATGGTTCAACCACGATGCTGACAAATTTGAAGGTTTCAAGGAGAAATATCTGGAGGAAATAAATCAGTCTCCTGAAGCCCAATATTTGTTAAATGAACTAAAGGAAAAAGTGAAATACCAGAGGGTCATTCTTCTATACGGTGCAAAAGATGTGCACCACAACCATGCGGTGGTATTGAAAGATTGGCTCGAGAAAGAATGA
- a CDS encoding DUF948 domain-containing protein, translated as MDYLGIGVLIIGIAFAIVSIFLIKALNNLAKVLGGVRKTVDQLPDQLDSVMKETTGVLHSSNDTLADVNEKIRALSPLFYIVGDIGESSRKLTSSLVDMTASIKQSTHEGEQKINEEGWRGIYGALALTYYLSQRRKALKSVQLERSTS; from the coding sequence ATGGATTATCTAGGAATCGGTGTCCTTATCATCGGAATCGCTTTTGCTATCGTGTCTATTTTCTTAATCAAAGCCTTGAATAATCTAGCCAAAGTTCTTGGCGGTGTCCGTAAAACAGTGGATCAACTGCCGGATCAGTTGGACTCTGTGATGAAAGAGACAACAGGCGTACTGCACAGTAGTAATGATACACTGGCTGATGTCAACGAGAAGATTCGCGCACTCAGCCCGCTGTTTTATATCGTCGGCGATATCGGAGAGTCCTCCAGGAAACTGACCTCCTCACTTGTCGACATGACCGCATCCATTAAGCAAAGCACGCACGAAGGTGAACAAAAAATCAACGAAGAAGGTTGGCGTGGTATCTATGGTGCTCTCGCCCTGACTTATTACCTTTCCCAAAGACGTAAAGCATTGAAATCAGTTCAACTGGAAAGGTCGACATCATGA
- a CDS encoding DUF948 domain-containing protein — MSLAGISLLIIAIAFAFISIYVVKTLKAASSTMTSVSNTLEKVEGQMQGITTESESLLKKSNNIAADIETKTQTLDGLMETLKNVGSTVGNVNHSLQGVSESVAHASHEKDENVAKAMRWGDAAIELYLKWKRKK, encoded by the coding sequence ATGTCATTAGCAGGAATAAGTTTACTTATTATCGCAATTGCTTTTGCCTTCATCAGCATCTATGTCGTCAAAACCTTGAAAGCTGCCTCAAGTACGATGACGAGCGTATCGAACACATTAGAAAAAGTAGAAGGCCAGATGCAGGGCATCACCACAGAATCAGAAAGTTTACTCAAGAAATCAAACAACATAGCAGCAGATATCGAAACCAAAACGCAGACACTCGATGGATTGATGGAAACATTGAAAAATGTCGGCTCCACCGTCGGTAACGTCAACCATTCGTTACAGGGTGTGTCTGAAAGTGTCGCCCACGCTTCCCACGAGAAGGATGAAAATGTCGCGAAAGCCATGCGCTGGGGCGATGCTGCGATTGAATTATATTTGAAATGGAAAAGAAAGAAGTAA